Proteins from a genomic interval of Polaribacter sp. Q13:
- the cobM gene encoding precorrin-4 C(11)-methyltransferase, translating to MKKIAIIAVTEKGLEKALIIQKEFPKSLVITTLNSSDKNVSTISSISNYLTDNFLKLDGICFVTALGICVRLIAPYIQDKNIDPAVISVDDLGLNVQAVLSGHKGGANDFSLKVASVLGANPIISTSSDVQNIWALDTLANQFDWQVVTSLSMNKTMALFVNNKPTALLLDIKDKGTQHLEKTVPNFVTVFYDETEIDYTQFELFIAVSYKVYTSTIASVFFIPKVLSVGSGCSKQLDSVLFETTLKEELKSRNIHFSAIKNVGSIDIKAQQQAYLDFSTKNNIPFSTFTSDEIDTITVPNPSEMVQSKIGVDGVSESTAMLLSGSKNVLIEKQKIHLENGEKFTFSIALDVKAERRTAIAIIGAGPGDEELITVKGKAYLENADCVLYAGSLIPEEMTNWCKPGAVVRNSAMMTLEEQIAVMQEHYKKGNAIVRLQCGDPSLYGAIQEQMTIFDELEMEYFIVPGISAFSAAAAVLKSEFTIPEVVQSIVLTRGEGKTPMPPKESIAAFAATNATMCIFLSVGIAKKVEAQLLEHFDANTPVAVMYRISWKDEEIYQGKLENLAKIVKDSKKTRTVLIIVGHAIGARKNRSQLYSPDVKHIFRTNKKFVVTE from the coding sequence ATGAAAAAAATAGCCATTATAGCAGTTACCGAAAAAGGGTTAGAAAAAGCCCTTATTATTCAGAAAGAATTCCCAAAATCTTTGGTAATTACAACCTTGAATTCTTCGGATAAAAATGTATCAACTATTAGCTCAATATCAAACTATTTAACTGATAATTTCTTAAAATTAGATGGCATTTGTTTTGTGACTGCTCTAGGTATTTGTGTGCGATTAATCGCACCTTATATTCAAGATAAAAATATAGATCCTGCAGTAATTTCTGTGGATGATTTAGGCCTAAATGTACAAGCTGTTTTAAGCGGACATAAAGGTGGCGCAAATGATTTTTCTTTAAAAGTTGCTTCCGTTTTAGGAGCCAACCCAATTATCTCTACGTCTAGTGATGTACAAAATATTTGGGCGTTAGATACGTTAGCAAATCAATTTGATTGGCAAGTAGTCACTTCTTTATCCATGAACAAAACCATGGCGTTGTTTGTAAATAATAAACCTACTGCCCTATTGTTAGATATTAAAGATAAAGGGACACAACATTTAGAAAAAACAGTACCTAATTTTGTAACTGTTTTTTATGATGAAACGGAGATTGATTACACACAATTTGAGTTGTTTATTGCGGTAAGTTATAAAGTGTATACAAGTACAATTGCTAGTGTATTCTTTATTCCTAAAGTACTTTCTGTTGGTTCTGGTTGCTCTAAACAATTAGATTCAGTTCTTTTTGAAACTACTTTAAAAGAAGAATTGAAAAGTAGAAACATTCACTTTTCAGCGATTAAAAACGTTGGATCTATAGATATTAAGGCACAACAACAGGCATATTTAGATTTTAGTACAAAAAACAACATTCCGTTTAGCACTTTTACTTCAGACGAAATAGACACCATTACGGTGCCGAACCCAAGTGAAATGGTGCAATCTAAAATTGGTGTTGATGGTGTTTCAGAATCTACTGCAATGCTACTTTCTGGAAGCAAAAATGTACTAATTGAAAAACAAAAAATTCATTTAGAAAATGGTGAGAAATTCACTTTTTCTATTGCTTTAGATGTTAAGGCAGAACGTAGAACGGCCATTGCAATTATTGGTGCAGGACCTGGAGATGAAGAGCTGATTACCGTAAAAGGAAAAGCCTATTTAGAAAATGCAGATTGTGTTTTGTATGCAGGTAGTTTAATTCCAGAAGAAATGACCAATTGGTGTAAACCAGGTGCTGTGGTTAGAAACTCTGCAATGATGACTTTAGAAGAGCAAATAGCGGTAATGCAAGAACATTACAAAAAAGGAAATGCTATTGTGCGTTTACAATGTGGAGATCCTTCTTTGTATGGCGCTATCCAAGAGCAAATGACCATTTTTGATGAGTTAGAAATGGAGTACTTTATTGTACCGGGAATTTCAGCTTTTAGTGCCGCAGCTGCCGTTTTAAAATCTGAATTTACGATTCCGGAAGTAGTACAGTCTATTGTTTTAACACGTGGAGAAGGTAAAACACCAATGCCTCCAAAAGAAAGTATTGCTGCTTTTGCTGCTACAAATGCTACCATGTGTATCTTTTTAAGTGTAGGAATTGCTAAAAAAGTAGAAGCACAATTATTAGAACATTTTGACGCTAATACGCCTGTAGCAGTGATGTACAGAATCTCTTGGAAAGACGAAGAAATTTATCAAGGAAAATTAGAAAATCTAGCAAAAATTGTAAAAGACAGTAAAAAAACAAGAACGGTATTAATTATCGTTGGTCATGCAATTGGCGCTCGTAAAAACAGGTCTCAATTATACAGTCCGGATGTGAAACACATTTTTAGAACGAATAAGAAATTTGTAGTAACAGAATAA
- the cbiD gene encoding cobalt-precorrin-5B (C(1))-methyltransferase CbiD, whose product MGLREIPKGPLREGFTTGTCATAAAKAGLMAIIHQKKNSTVNVHLPIDKILEIKIHSCEFTENTATCSVIKDAGDDPDVTNGAEIGCILKLTQEKDIQFIAGEGVGTVTLKGLELAIGEPAINPVPRKMITSALQKLLHDYDLECGVSVTVFVTNGKKLAKRTLNERVGIMNGISILGTTGIVKPYSSSSYIASIEQGIDVAIANKTTELVINSGARSEKFLSEKFNHLPEYAFIHYGNWIGETLTKINQCNIKKVSIGIMLGKAVKLAGGITDTHSCVSSWNKDFVVDLAHQIGFEDGDKIKELNMAGRLIELFEFEQNSPFFQLLLAHCYKHTHTKMKQVSLDIYLIHKNGTLIKYIK is encoded by the coding sequence ATGGGATTAAGAGAAATACCAAAAGGCCCTTTAAGAGAAGGGTTTACAACAGGCACTTGCGCTACTGCTGCTGCAAAAGCAGGATTGATGGCGATTATCCATCAGAAGAAAAACAGCACTGTAAACGTACATTTACCTATAGATAAAATATTAGAAATTAAGATTCATTCTTGCGAGTTTACAGAAAATACAGCTACATGTTCTGTAATAAAAGATGCTGGAGATGATCCTGATGTAACAAATGGCGCAGAAATAGGTTGTATTTTAAAATTAACACAAGAAAAAGACATTCAGTTTATTGCCGGAGAAGGCGTTGGTACCGTAACACTTAAAGGTTTAGAATTGGCTATTGGAGAACCTGCAATTAATCCAGTTCCTAGAAAAATGATAACCAGTGCACTTCAGAAACTATTGCACGATTACGATTTAGAATGTGGTGTATCAGTGACCGTTTTTGTAACCAACGGAAAAAAATTAGCAAAACGTACGCTTAATGAACGTGTAGGTATTATGAATGGCATTTCTATACTAGGCACAACTGGTATTGTAAAACCCTACTCCTCGTCTTCCTACATAGCAAGTATAGAACAAGGTATTGACGTTGCAATTGCCAACAAAACAACAGAATTGGTTATAAACTCAGGTGCCAGAAGTGAAAAGTTTTTATCAGAAAAATTTAATCATTTGCCAGAATATGCTTTTATCCATTACGGAAATTGGATTGGAGAAACCCTTACTAAAATTAATCAATGCAATATTAAAAAAGTAAGCATTGGTATTATGCTCGGTAAAGCGGTAAAATTAGCGGGTGGTATAACAGATACACACAGTTGTGTGTCTAGCTGGAATAAAGATTTTGTTGTGGATTTAGCGCATCAAATTGGCTTTGAAGACGGAGATAAAATTAAAGAATTAAATATGGCAGGTCGTTTAATTGAGTTATTCGAGTTTGAACAAAATTCGCCTTTCTTTCAATTATTATTAGCGCATTGCTATAAACACACGCATACAAAAATGAAACAGGTATCCTTAGATATTTACCTTATTCATAAAAACGGAACACTTATTAAATACATTAAATAA
- a CDS encoding precorrin-6A/cobalt-precorrin-6A reductase has translation MILVFGGTTEGKKAATLLEGLAMPFVYSTKTNIPFKTTKIASYRYGALDEKQLESYLLENNIQTIINASHPFAEILHKTIAKVAEKLQIPVLRFGRELLSKTIHPLVKYVNSYEAAFALLKEKQTLLALTGVQSIKKLHPWWLENTTYFRILNRPESLAIAHESNFPEKQLILGLPSDNLEKEIELIKSHQIDVILTKETGNSGFLSTKIEAALQTNAKIIIINQPKIPSYFTLVFNEIDLQRILTNTPTPTLLTNTSQLWD, from the coding sequence ATGATATTAGTCTTTGGCGGAACAACAGAAGGAAAAAAAGCAGCCACTTTATTAGAAGGTTTGGCCATGCCTTTTGTGTATTCTACAAAAACAAATATTCCCTTTAAAACGACTAAAATTGCGAGTTACCGTTACGGAGCATTAGATGAAAAACAGCTAGAAAGTTATTTACTAGAAAACAACATACAAACCATTATTAACGCTTCTCATCCGTTTGCAGAAATATTGCATAAAACCATTGCTAAAGTGGCTGAAAAGCTACAAATCCCTGTACTAAGATTCGGACGAGAATTACTTTCTAAAACCATTCATCCTTTAGTAAAATATGTGAATTCGTATGAAGCTGCTTTTGCGTTGTTAAAAGAAAAACAGACTTTATTAGCGTTAACAGGTGTACAATCTATTAAAAAATTGCATCCGTGGTGGTTAGAAAACACAACGTATTTTAGAATTCTAAACAGACCCGAATCGTTAGCCATAGCTCATGAAAGTAATTTTCCTGAAAAGCAATTAATTTTAGGATTGCCATCTGACAATCTAGAAAAAGAAATTGAGCTGATTAAATCCCATCAGATTGATGTAATTCTCACTAAAGAAACTGGTAACAGTGGGTTTTTAAGCACCAAGATTGAAGCTGCTTTACAAACAAACGCAAAAATTATTATCATCAATCAGCCTAAAATACCTAGTTACTTTACGCTTGTTTTTAATGAAATTGATTTACAACGTATTTTAACGAATACTCCTACTCCAACATTGCTAACCAATACTTCGCAATTATGGGATTAA
- a CDS encoding AAA family ATPase — protein MMHHKKQTNFPFSAIVGQDNFKLALILNLVDPLIGGVLAIGDKGTGKTTLIRSLTNLLNDQEKIPFVNLPIGVSEDRLMGSINLEELINAKKEVINLGLMAQAHQGVLYIDEVNLLQDYLTDILLDAAASGNYYLEREGISRYFKSRFCLVGSMNPEEGSLRPQLKDRFGLSVHVSTTTNVKVRQQIIKQRLLFDDNPTDFTAKYKNEDQSIATQIETAKKHLKTVLINDAIIEYCSQLAIEHQVEGLRADILLLKTARAFAAYQNATKITKEDVDKIADFVLNHRSLHQPPNQQNPNQKENEHPKETPSEGTTSKEENIQFLSPENDFQKQKNTFTDQLENSNKTISYNQGNTATIDTKKTVSQYVATDKFEIKTKHKKSLLKEHHIFLIDSSGSMLKNQIIAYAKGAVDKIATQSKNQNTQFSIISLFDGEAQHILHRTAVLKDIEIALTSLKTGGKTNLTAGFKQIKGICADVDFKHNLHIITDGKLNTESSLEATVLAFQTYCKGVQNTQVIDAEKGMVKIGVAADFANRIQANYQPLMTKKL, from the coding sequence ATGATGCATCATAAAAAACAAACCAACTTTCCTTTCTCTGCTATTGTTGGTCAAGATAATTTTAAGTTAGCTCTTATTTTAAACTTGGTAGACCCGCTTATTGGTGGTGTTTTGGCTATTGGTGATAAAGGAACAGGAAAAACCACCTTAATTAGATCGTTAACAAATCTATTGAATGATCAAGAAAAAATACCTTTTGTGAATTTGCCTATTGGTGTTTCTGAAGACCGACTTATGGGAAGCATTAATTTAGAAGAGTTGATTAATGCCAAAAAAGAAGTAATCAATCTTGGGTTAATGGCGCAAGCTCACCAAGGTGTTTTATATATAGATGAGGTAAATTTATTACAAGATTATCTCACCGATATTTTGTTAGATGCTGCAGCTTCTGGAAATTATTATTTAGAAAGAGAGGGGATTTCTCGTTATTTTAAAAGTCGATTTTGTTTAGTTGGTTCTATGAATCCTGAAGAAGGAAGTTTAAGACCGCAACTAAAAGACCGTTTTGGTTTAAGTGTACATGTTTCTACAACTACTAATGTAAAAGTGCGTCAGCAAATAATAAAACAACGTTTGCTGTTTGATGACAATCCTACTGATTTTACTGCTAAATATAAAAATGAAGACCAAAGTATCGCAACACAAATTGAAACCGCTAAAAAGCATTTAAAAACGGTTCTTATAAACGATGCTATTATAGAATATTGTAGTCAATTAGCTATAGAACACCAAGTAGAAGGTTTGCGTGCAGACATTTTATTATTGAAAACGGCAAGGGCTTTTGCAGCGTATCAAAACGCGACAAAAATTACTAAAGAAGATGTTGATAAAATAGCAGATTTTGTTTTAAACCACAGAAGTTTACACCAGCCACCAAATCAGCAAAACCCAAATCAAAAGGAAAACGAGCACCCCAAAGAAACTCCATCCGAAGGAACTACCTCTAAGGAAGAAAATATTCAGTTTTTGAGTCCTGAAAACGATTTTCAAAAACAAAAAAATACGTTTACAGATCAACTTGAAAACAGCAACAAAACCATTTCCTATAACCAAGGAAATACCGCTACCATAGATACCAAGAAAACGGTAAGTCAATATGTAGCTACCGATAAGTTTGAAATAAAGACGAAACACAAAAAATCACTTTTAAAAGAACACCATATCTTTTTAATTGATTCTAGTGGTTCTATGTTAAAAAACCAAATTATTGCTTACGCAAAAGGAGCTGTAGATAAAATTGCAACACAATCTAAAAATCAGAATACACAGTTTTCTATTATTTCTTTGTTTGATGGAGAAGCGCAACATATTTTACACAGAACGGCTGTTTTAAAAGATATTGAAATTGCATTAACGTCTCTTAAAACAGGAGGAAAAACAAATTTAACGGCTGGTTTTAAACAAATAAAAGGTATTTGTGCTGATGTTGATTTTAAACACAATTTACATATTATAACAGACGGAAAGTTAAACACCGAAAGCAGTTTAGAAGCAACCGTATTGGCTTTTCAAACGTATTGTAAAGGCGTACAAAACACACAAGTAATTGATGCTGAAAAAGGCATGGTGAAAATTGGTGTTGCTGCCGATTTTGCCAATCGTATTCAGGCTAATTACCAACCATTAATGACAAAGAAGCTCTAA